A window of Oryza glaberrima chromosome 2, OglaRS2, whole genome shotgun sequence genomic DNA:
CAGCCTGAGAACTACCTCCATCGCATTGGTCGTAGTGGTCGGTTTGGCAGGAAGGGAGTTGCCATTAACTTTGTCACCCGCGATGATGAGAGGATGCTGTTCGACATCCAGAGGTTCTACAATGTGACCATCGAGGAGCTGCCGGCCAACGTCGCTGACCTTCTCTAGATTATGTCTTAGGAAGTAAGGTTCTGGATaaaagtttgtttttgtttttgttttaataTGACCAACTTTCTCGTTTGGGAGGAGTGGTAAGGACGGGGTCTATTTGAATTGTGGTTAAGGACGGCTTccatgtttttctcttttccgtATGCAACTATGTTTGGAAATTTTTGTAGCTGTTAGGCTGTGCTGCTTCCTGGGCTAGCTGGGAGAGGGAGACGCTACTGGAATATTTACTTTCTTTATTAAGCTATGCTTGCCTTGTTATTATTCCAATATGCTCTTACATTCTTCAGCTGTTTGCAATCCGTACAAATTTTGTTCTTATTTGTAATGTGAAATCCAACTTGTTTCGAGAAAAAGTTTATGTTCAACTTATCAAGAATTCTGCTTTATCAGCATTTGGTGGTGAGAAGATCTTGTGCAGTTACACGTTGTGGATCAACCTGGTAAACATTATTGCAGTACTGGTTGGCTGTGTTTTTTTGGCTGTCTGGTCCAACCACAGCAAGATCACAATAGCAAAGCAAAGCTTGTGCATCAGTAATGAACGTTTGGTGAGTACTATTACAAAGCGAAAGCGATGGGCGTTGATTATGATTTTATTATGCTTGCTATCCGATTCAGAGCCTCATCAGCATCATCCTGTCTTTTGCGCCTTTTCCTCTCTGGACTGGAGTCACTGGAGTGATGGCATGGGGCATCTTATTCCTCCACTTGCTACACAAAAGAGCTAGTACTATCTTTGATAGGGACACTGGACTGGAGAACAACAACTCTATGTGCCTGGAGAACAACTCTCCCATAGGCTGTGTTTAACTCAGCgcaaagtttttatttttattgaaattggaaatgatgtgactgaaaaactgtgtgtatgacatgttgatgtgatggaaaaggactgaagtttagatccaaacttttgATAGGAGCACTATATCATACAGCCCTTATACAGCCCTTGACGCCAACAAAATAAAGTattgtccatatatatatatatatatatattccaattCGTGTTCTCTGACCTCCTCGATCAAAAAGCTTTCTATAACACCGAAAGGTGAACTTTCAATTGTCATTTTTGCTTTTATAACCCTGAAAAGTAGAACATTCAAGGTCATCTTTTGGCTAATTTGTTAGACAATGGAAGCTTTTTAATTGAACTCCCCAATTACATTGAAACGATACAATTGTACTAACACTTTCGATCTCTACATAGCAAGGATGTACATGGCCAAAGCACTCTCACACCCTCTCGTTTGAATACGATACATGAAGTTTTAAAACTTATCAATCCGTAGACTAGATCATCCTAGGTAAAAAGTTCTCTAACTACATTCTTCAAAGGCAGACATGTCGCAAGTTCCAAATCATGTGTACCTGGCttgagaagtactccctccgtcccacgatacaagggattttcagtttttacttgcaacgtttgaccactcgtcttattcaatttttttttaaaatataaaaaacgaaaagttgtgcttaaagtactgtagataataaattaagtcacaaataaaataattaataatttcaaaattttttaaataagacgagtggtcaaacgttgcaagaaaaaactcaaaatcccttatattatgagacagagggagtacaacgTTTTGATAAGTATAAACAGTAGCCTTTTGTCCTTTTGTGGGAAAAGTATTCCCCACATTTTTCGCTAATACAAGAAGATGCACCCACGTTTGCTATCACATCGTGCGTTACGCACACATAAATCTCCTTGTTGTTTCAGCTAGAAATTTCAACCTTCCTATTTTATTAATACTACTAAGATAGTATTCTGATTTAGtttttgtaatttgtaaaatCTTCAACAAAAAGTTCTTTTGATTTGAAAACTTGAACTTTTGAGTTCAGTTTATAATACTAAAACCTTGAGGTAGAAATGTGCAGCTTTCTATGTATTAGCACTAGGAGACAATACTAATGATTTAGTTTGTGTAACCAGTGATATATTCAAACTAAAAAGCTTTCAACTGAAAATTGTCAAACTCCTGAGTTCAGCCAATGTCCAACTTTTGGTTCTTCTAACCAAAGTTTCACCATACACTTTTGTCAACCCATATTTTTACCTTGGACCATATAACCCTATATTGTTTGAATTTCATTGTGGACCTCCTTTTCTGTTCTCCTGATGTCCTCATTAACTGCTCTCCTTAGTCCTAGCCTCCTAGGTTTCAAGTATTTCTTAATCATATCGATTTGTCAAGGGTTGGTTGCTTTTTCCCTATAGAACCAGCATCGAAGTCTCGAACTTGCTCATATTTTACCTAGATTAAATGAAAGGTTTGAAAATATGTGGCTCGTCCTATCCTATCCTAATTACATCGGATGGCTAGCTTCTCCTAATcatctcagttttttttttcacactcagTCCTCACACCAACACTGCCCCTAAACATCTCCACTGACTCATAAATTATGGCCACGTGGCGCGTGATTTTGAGAAGAGGAGGATAATGGGGGTCCAAAgtgaaataagaaaaataaacacagacaaaaaaaaaactaaacaaggcaCTAAGAGGAAAAATCTGACAAGCCGAAACTGAAATTCACTCGAAAGACAACCAGATTGGTTCTCCCTTATGGGCCACTCGCCACAGAATGAGCCCATCAAAGCCGAAGCCTTCCCTTTCTTGGCCCACCAGGCCCGGCCCACCCGTTCGCGAAAAAAATCCAAGGCCCACAGATCCATTCTTGGAGGAGGGGGCAAATCGAGTCGAAACGAAGCCCCCCGTCGCCTCCGTCGCAAGCAAACCGGAGATCCCCTTTCCCTTCTTTGctcccaccaccgcctccacctcgcacacccagcggcggcggcggcgcccgcggatTTCTCGCTCGCGCCtccaaaaccctagctctcGCCCGTAGTAGCCATGGCGCCGCCCGAGAACCCCAACGGCGCGGGCCCCGCGGCGCCGTCCGACCCcacgcagccgcagccgcagccgccggccaagtccaaggggaagaagaaggacgaGAAGAAGGATGACGATCTGGTGAGTGTCCCCCCGCGTCCGTTCCCCGGCGCGCAACGGCCGATGGGAGGGAGATCGAGATTCGGAACCTCGGTTTTTCGTTTGCTGGATTCGATCTGTGGTTTTGTGTTGACTGTTTTTTTTGGTGGGCAGTCGGAGGAGGATTTGGCGCTCAAGGAGCAGCTCGAGCTCTACGTGGTTCGGGCGCAGGACGCGGATCCCGGCGTGCAGAAGCTCGCGCTTGAGAGTATGAGGTGCTGTTCGCTTGCTGAAATTAATTAaccgattcttttttttacggTAGCGTCGCGTCGTTTCCTGAATCCCAGTAGGAAATCTAGGTTTAGATTTCTGGTCTCCAGGCAAATTTTGTAAATGCAGTGGTTCATAGGGTTTATTTTGATCCACCATAGTTAGATTTACTTGGTTAAGACCAAATTTTGTTGCTTTGATTTCCATCTTCTGTCACTAAAATATCATCCTCCCTAAAAGGCAGGAGATTCGTTCCGCCACAAGCTCAATGACATCTGTACCAAAGCCACTGAAATTCCTCCGGCCACACTATGGAACACTCAAGTCTTACTTTGAAACCATGCCAGAATCTTCTGATTTGAAGGTATATTGTCTGTTGATTTCCCAGTTGTGCAGTAGCCTAACTTTCTCTTTGTCACAGCGATGAATGCTGATAGTAATTTCTTACTGTTTTTAGAGGTACATGGCCGACATTTTGTCAGTGTTAGCTTTGACAATGTCCGCTGAAGGAGAAAGAGTATGTTCCTGCCACAATAAAAGCTTTTTGTATCTAATCTGAACAAGATATTTCTTTGTTTAAAACTTCAGTACTTTtcctaatgttttttttttgcctattaCTTGTTTCAGGAAAGCCTTAAGTACCGTTTGTTGGGCTCTGAAGGTGATATCGGTTCATGGGGTCATGAATACGTAAGGTAAGGGCAATTTTACATGTTTTTGACATTCATATTTTGCCTTCTAAAGTGATATGATAAGCTTGTGCCATTATTCTAAAGTGATAATAGTGTTAGTTAGCTGTAACTTGCATTTGTGTCATGAACTGTCACTTCCCACTCCACTTatatttgaaaagtttttgttttttcattcttGATTCTTACTTCTGTCCAAGCATATGTTTGAACTCCAGAGTCCAGACAATGTTTCTGTCCGTGCTTTTATTGGGAATGTCAAAGCGTGCCTAGTTTATATTTTGAGGTGCCAAATAATTGAGATTGAACTAAACAGCTTTGTCAATTATTGTTAACTAATATTCCTGCGACCAATATACTGAGTAACTTGTAGAATCATGGGACAGAACTAACTTTATGATAGTCATAGCACTGTATTGAGTTCTAAACTATACAGTTTTGTTTATGATTAGGAATGTTTTTTTTGAATCAATATGTCGATTGTGACTGAGGTTGTATCGTTGGAACCTTTTAATTAGTGTCTTTGACATTTTATTTTGCAGTGACTTATCCCTGATTTATGTCCAAATTACCTGAATTTTAgctatatttgatattttaacaGTGTATTCAAACTCAATATATTatactaatgtttttttttgttttcattacATATTTGGGTTCTAATGAAATAGCTGTCTCTTGTACAGAAATTTGGCAGGCGAAATTGCACAAGAATTCCAAAAGCGTCAGGTACCACTCTCACTTTCATGTTAATAGAAGCTCTGaaacttttactttttttttggttaccTTGTATTTATCTTCCCTTCATGACTTTGTTCTGAAGTTGTGATAAAttgtttcttttgttatttGGTGACTTAATTCACTACTTCCTATCATGGTCCCTTTCTGATTCCAGCTATTTCAATAGCTACGTATTTGTTccttcttgtttttttgttaaAGCTTGTTGACTTTTGAATAACATGCCCAGAGACTTGCATTAATGACTGTTGGATAGCTGAAATAAGTTATGAGGTTACCATGTTAAGAAACCGTCGTTTATTCTTTCTTGCCCCCTATGTGATTCTCTCGCCATGCATACTATTTGTCCATTTTAATTCCATGATGCCTGTAACTAGGACAACGTTTCTttaaatgttttgtttgagtgGTTGGAACCTTTGATTCAATAATTAATTGTTTCACAGGATGATGACATGCCAATTGATGCTCTTATGGAACTAGTGCAGCAAATTGTTTCATTCCATATGAAGGTTGGTTGACTTGATTCTTATCAGAGATTTTGGTTTTGGTATTTAATTTGATGCTCTGATTGATGCCACTTAGTAGCTGTAGCTGTTGTTATTTGTTTGACATAATTAATGCATTAATGGTGCTTTATTGTAATTTGTAATGCAGCATAATGCTGAACCTGAAGCAGTTGATCTTCTGATGGAGGTATTTTCATATAGTGTACTAATTAACTAAGATTTTATTATTACCACAATCTGTCTACTGATGGCTATGCTGATGCATGACATTTCATCTCCTTTGAAGGTGGAAGATCTTGATTTGCTAGTTGAGCATGTTGACTCTACGAACTACAAAAGAACTTGCTTGTACCTTACAAGTTCATCGAAGTATGTAAAcacatttttgttttgttttttgccTCCATTATATGTCTCTTTTTCCACGTGTTGTATACTTTTTTATGCTGTAGATCCTGTGGTCCTAATCTGGCAAGATTTCCTTGGAGTAGCCGAATTTTGTACTTTAGTGTTAAATTTCAATTGAATTGAATTAATAGCTGCATCTTTGAATGTAAAACCACAGATACCTCCCTGCTCCTGATGACATGTTGGCGCTTGACATTGCTTATACCATTTACATGAAGTTTGAAGACCTTACAAGTGCTTTGCGGATTGCTCTGCTCCTTGACAACAAGGTGAGCTGCTTGCCATGCTATTCTTCTCTTTGTATGACTGAATTGGAACTGACGTACATCTCCATCGTTTCTAGTCAATGCAGTATGTGAAGCAGGTCTACACCGCAACTGAGGATCTTCAGCTCAAAAAGCAGTTCTCATTCATCATTGCACGCCATGTATAAATCTCTCACGCACTATCTACCTTGGTTGCCACCTTTTGCATCTTAAGCTAAAAGTAGCAATCCCTTAAATTTGACCCAAGCGCTTCTCTTCTGCAGGGTTTGGCCATGGAGATTGACGACGAGATAGCTGCCGATGACAATGATAAGGAGGGTTTGCAAGAAATCGTTAATAATAGTAAGCTGAGTGAGGGGTACCTCACCCTTGCTCGAGATATCGAAGTGATGGAAGCAAAATCTCCAGAGGATATATATAAGGTCATCTATATTTTACTATCAATGTTTATTAAGGTTGCTTTTTTCattcataataattaatatttgtatTTAACAATCTACAGGTCCATTTAATTGATGGGCGTGGTGCCAGCTCCAGTCTTGATTCTGCAAGACAAAATTTAGCTGCAACATTTGTAAATGCATTCGTAAATGCTGGATTTGGTCAGGTTAGCTCTACAAACAATATGCTACTTTTAGTTCTTTCCGAGGAAAGAATGAATCTCAAGACCATATCTTCTGTGCAGGATAAGTTGATGACTGCTCCATCTGATTCTTCCAGTAGCGGAGCTTCTGGAAACTGGTTATTCAAGAACAAGGAACATGGGAAAGCCAGCGCAGCAGCTAGCCTGGTAAGTTACATTGTTATTGATATTTGAGAAACTCTACAAACCATTGACAACTGAGTTCTTTAACTGGTCAACAATAATAACAAAAGTActgtttcaccttttcagggAATGATTCTCTTGTGGGATACTGATTCTGGACTTGCTCAGCTTGACAAGTACTTACATAGTAATGATGCTCATGTTGTTGCTGGAGCTTTGCTAGGTATTGGTATTGTCACATGTGGTGTGAAGAATGATTGTGATCCAGTATGTGCTCCACTGTCTAAGTTTCCCAACATCCATCCTACTGATTAATATTGCAAATCTTTTCTTTAATACCCAAAATTTTGCAAATACTTTCTTTAATACCCTAAATTTGCTGCCAGGCACTTGCTATTCTCATGGAGTACATTAACAAGGATGACACAAACATTCGGATTGGGGCAATCTTGGGTCTTGGTATTGCATATGCCGGTTCTCAGAAAGAGGAGGTGGGATTTAAGAATTGTTATTCTGTgcttttacaaaaaaaaaaaaacattttctatATGTTCCACATAACCTGGTATCTGAAATTTCAGCTTAAATCTTATCTATCAACTGTGTTGGGGGACTCTGAGAAATCAACTCTTGAGGTCCTGATATTCTCCGCCATCGCTCTGGGATTGGTGTTTGTTGGTTCTTGCAATGAAGAGATTGCTCAGTCTATCATATTTGCCTTGATGGAGCGCAGTGAGGCTGAGCTGGCAGAACCCATTATACGCCTGCTTCCTGTTGCGCTTGGTCTTCTGTATCTTGGAAAGCAGGTACTTTTTGAGCAACCTTGAAGCTTAGTTCcttttgattcattttttttgggcTGTGTGCACTAGcatttgcttaaaaaaaatccagtaTTCCCTGCTTTTATACATTTGAAATACTGTTCAATACCTGTGGATTCGAGGATTTACCTAGTGTGTCCtccctttattttattttaagcaAGTGCTTGTTTCTGTTGGTTTTGTCAAGCGCCTTACCTGCTGTAAATGCCATGTCATGGTTCCCACATGATGTCTGACCTTTCGCATTGTAATGTTGTccgtattttttatatattgtatttctattcCTAAATGTACTGTATGCATATACTATAGCTGCCTTTGTTTCTAACTGTTGTTTATGGCTTTATGCAGCCCTTTTAGATAAATGTACCTTTTATGATTGTTTGGCAATTTCCATTTCAGGAGAGTGTAGAGGCTACGGCAGAAGTTTCTAAAACATTTGATGAGAAGATAAGAAAGTACTGTGATGTAACACTTATGTCACTAGCATATGCTGGAACAGGAAATGTGCTCAAGGTACTTCATGTTTAATGCTTAGAGGTTCTTGTGGCTTCAAGCTTGTTTAAATTTCGAGGTTTTGATATGCTTGGCAATTTTACGCAGGTTCAAAAGCTCCTTGGGATTTGCTCACAGCATCTTGAGAAAGGTGAAACCCACCAGGGGCCAGCTGTCCTAGGAATTGCGCTTATTGCAATGGCTGAAGAATTAGGAGCTGAGATGGCTGTACGGTCACTTGAGCGTCTTTTACAGTATGGCGAGCAGAATATTAGACGGGCAGTTCCTCTTGCTCTTGGCATACTCTGCATATCTAATCCGAAGGTAtgcaacatttgaccaacaTAAGTTTTGTTAAGGATCACGAtctaagttaaatttgaagtaaTGCTTTGATGATTAAGTGTAAAAAAAACTGAGAGGGGATGCAGAATCTAAACTCCAGTTCAATGAAAGTGTGATCAATTGTTTTATGTTTGAAAAGAATGTTAAAAAAAGGAGTTGTGCTCAAATTCTCAATTGACACCATAACATTTAGTACATTGGAACAAGTAATGGAGTTATTACTTGAAAGTGCTAAACTTTGATGTTCCATTATTCGATATCTTATTCCAAGCACCTTCTTTAGCTATTTATTTCAGCGCTTACTGTTCTGTCAAATTACTCATATTTTGCAAGGATATTGTCATGCTTATTCGGTATTAAGTGTTTGTTTGATGGTCCATTCTACATCTATTTGGTTGCATAATTTAGCAAAGCAATTTATGCCCCACTCAGTGTTGTTGTATCTACTTACAATTCTATTATCCCATCCCAGGTAAATGTTATGGACACGCTTAGCAGACTGAGTCATGATGCGGATGCTGATGTGTCAATGGTTTGTATTCATAACTTTTTAACCCACGACATACCCAATATATTTTATCCTAATTGATGGCTTACGTTTTATACCTGAATTAAATTGCTCTAGGCTGCAATCATTTCATTGGGTTTGATTGGTGCTGGTACAAACAATGCTAGAATAGCTGGTATGCTTCGCAATCTTTCAAGTTACTATTACAAAGAAGCTGCGCATCTGTTTTGTGTAAGTTAATAAATCCACAATGATCCTTCTAACACCTGTGCTCCATTCTGTTGTACCTGGTTGTATATAATGCGTACATATATTGACAAAATTTTGCATGTATTCAGGTAAGAATTGCTCAAGGACTTGTTCACCTTGGGAAGGGTTTGTTGACTCTCTCTCCATACCATTCTGACCGGTTTCTACTTTCCCCGTGAGTATAGCTAGTGCTATTTACATCTACTGTTTATTGCATTCAATATTAATCcttcaattttttgtttgggtgTAGAATGGCCCTTGGAGGCCTTGTTACTGTATTGCATGCTTGCCTCGATATGAAATCCACCATTCTAGGGAAATACCACTACATTCTTTACATTATCGTCTTGGCGATGCAGGTATGGTCCATTTAGTTAATTGACAGTTTTGTTGCTAGTGCAAACTACTATTTGGTACTAAAATTGAGTTCTCTTCTTGTATGTACAGCCTAGAATGCTTTTAACGGTGGATGAGGATCTAAAGCCCCTATCTGTTCCAGTACGGGTTGGGCAAGCTGTTGATGTGGTTGGTCAGGCTGGAAGGCCCAAGACAATTACTGGTTTCCAAACACATTCGACACCCGTATTGCTTGCAGCAGGGGAACGAGCTGAATTAGCAACCGAAAAGTAATAAGAGCTCAATTAACAACATGCCATTTCTACAAGTTTCCCCATGAAACCTAAAACCTGATCCGTTGTTTTACGTTTTGCAGATACATTCCGCTGACTTCGGTATTGGAGGGCTTTGTAATTCTGAAGAAGAACCCGGAATATAACGAGGAGTGAGGGACATTTCCAGGCTTGATACAATGCTGATTTCTGGGGCTCACAGGCGTGGCATACTAGGGAACAATGCTGCAACATGGGACAGGATCTTTGCCTATTGGGTTCCCTCCTCGGCGCCTCCTGGTGTTAATCGGATAGGTCTTTTATCTCTTCTACCGGAGTCTCGAGTGTTGGAGCAGAGCTCTTTGAATTCTGAAATCCTTTTTGGTTGTGCAATGACTGACGTGACGTATCACTTGTACCCAAACATGGGCATCTAGGAGTTGAACTGTTTCCTTTTACCTCCAGTTTATTTATCTGTATGTAGCAAAGTATGTACTGGAAATTTGAGGTCGAAGTATTATTCTTGATTTCCACAAGATCTCATCAAGGAAGCTGACATATTGGTTTCATGCTTATCTGTTATGGCAGCTGCCATTTGTTTTGTTGTCACTAGTATTAGTTTTTGGCACTTAGACCGCCATCTGATCAGATGATAAgtatttcaggttataaatgTTTATTTTTCAGGTCCTTAACAATAGAATTGCATCCTTGAAATCATTCGTCTCTACTAACAGAGTTTACATAGCTATGCAATGCATAGTTTTAAAACTAAAAAACTAACCGATGAATAGTTTTAAAACTAAAAAACTAACCGATGAATATGTATCCTGCATTAGAGCAGGATTAATGAAATAAGGGTTTTTATTAGGATAGCACTGAGAgcaaagtttaatagtatagtcaactataatataatatcaattcatataatagttatctataaatatatattacactattaatatatagtctcatctgtcatacatacattgtattttacttatatataaatatatactacactattaatatataaacCCGCTTGTTATACATACATTATGTCTAGAGTCCGTGTTGCATCTGACAATAAATTTATAGCCTGTCactcctcttttatcttctcgactgcgtgcacgttttttaaactactaaacggtgtgtgctttgcaaaaattttctatataaaagtttttttaaaaaattatattaatatatttttcaataaataaataaatactccctccatccctaaatatttgacgtcgttgacttttttaaacatgtttgaccgttcgtcttattcaaaataagtaattattaattattttcctatcatttgattcattgttaaataaacttttatgtatatatatatagttttatatatttcacaaaagtttttaaataaaatgaaagatcaaacatgtttaaaaaagtcaacggcgttaaacatttatGGAAGAAGggaatacttaattaatttctagtatGTGCTAATGAATCACTCTCTGTGCTGAGGAAACGAGTTTCCAACACAAGGAAACGAACGCACTCTagtctactagtactactcgtTAGAGTAGATAATCAGGGGTGTAGTCTTGGCCGAAGTTATAACGGCGTGACTTGtgcttgacgacgcggagctTCCCGCCACGGCCGCGTACCACCTCCACGCCGGTGAGCACGGCGAAATTTATTTCACCCCTTTCTCTGCGATCAACACTGAACATCTTGGCGACGCACAGCTTGCCGCCGCCCAGGTGGACGACCTGCGATGCGTACACCTccaactccctcctcctccggtcgTCGCTGTGGCTCTCCACCGAGAACCCCTTCACCTGGAGGCTCGccaccggcggctgcggctgctggaACGCGGAGGACAGATTCCACGCGCCGAGAATGGTGCCATCCATGTC
This region includes:
- the LOC127761409 gene encoding 26S proteasome non-ATPase regulatory subunit 2 homolog A-like; protein product: MAPPENPNGAGPAAPSDPTQPQPQPPAKSKGKKKDEKKDDDLSEEDLALKEQLELYVVRAQDADPGVQKLALESMRQEIRSATSSMTSVPKPLKFLRPHYGTLKSYFETMPESSDLKRYMADILSVLALTMSAEGERESLKYRLLGSEGDIGSWGHEYVRNLAGEIAQEFQKRQDDDMPIDALMELVQQIVSFHMKHNAEPEAVDLLMEVEDLDLLVEHVDSTNYKRTCLYLTSSSKYLPAPDDMLALDIAYTIYMKFEDLTSALRIALLLDNKSMQYVKQVYTATEDLQLKKQFSFIIARHGLAMEIDDEIAADDNDKEGLQEIVNNSKLSEGYLTLARDIEVMEAKSPEDIYKVHLIDGRGASSSLDSARQNLAATFVNAFVNAGFGQDKLMTAPSDSSSSGASGNWLFKNKEHGKASAAASLGMILLWDTDSGLAQLDKYLHSNDAHVVAGALLGIGIVTCGVKNDCDPALAILMEYINKDDTNIRIGAILGLGIAYAGSQKEELKSYLSTVLGDSEKSTLEVLIFSAIALGLVFVGSCNEEIAQSIIFALMERSEAELAEPIIRLLPVALGLLYLGKQESVEATAEVSKTFDEKIRKYCDVTLMSLAYAGTGNVLKVQKLLGICSQHLEKGETHQGPAVLGIALIAMAEELGAEMAVRSLERLLQYGEQNIRRAVPLALGILCISNPKVNVMDTLSRLSHDADADVSMAAIISLGLIGAGTNNARIAGMLRNLSSYYYKEAAHLFCVRIAQGLVHLGKGLLTLSPYHSDRFLLSPMALGGLVTVLHACLDMKSTILGKYHYILYIIVLAMQPRMLLTVDEDLKPLSVPVRVGQAVDVVGQAGRPKTITGFQTHSTPVLLAAGERAELATEKYIPLTSVLEGFVILKKNPEYNEE